The DNA segment GGAGTGGAAGGATCCAAAGACGAGAAAGGAATGTTTGATCATGTGGCGCACGCCTGAAGAATGGGGTAAACTAATATACAAGTATATATCCGACCGCAGCATGACAAACACAGTCTGTACACTGTTTGAATTGTCCAACGGAGATGATACAGAGGGCGAGGAATTCCATCAGTTAGATGATTGGTTGCTGATACGGGCCCTTAAGACGTTAGAAGTTGACGGAAAAGCCGAACTTATGGGCACTGACGGAGTCAAATTCTTTTAACTTTTGGTACAGGCAACTTGGTTAAGGCCAAATATAGGCTGTTATTTTGAAAGTTGAATGTCTTCATTTATACAGActgatatataaatgtatatcaaaCATTGAGAAGTAACAGatgaaatgaagaaaataaaaagtatatgtTAGTAACTGTCTACTGggaatgtaatttattttttcacaattcTTAGCCACTTTTGACTTTTTTAC comes from the Mercenaria mercenaria strain notata chromosome 9, MADL_Memer_1, whole genome shotgun sequence genome and includes:
- the LOC128559599 gene encoding vacuolar protein-sorting-associated protein 25-like, with the protein product MGSVEKPWQYNFPPFFTIQPNIDTRKKQLEAWCRLVLDIQKQKKSHSLDVNEAQSSIFSNKEINRKLPLDGIYMVLDELCKKGHLEWKDPKTRKECLIMWRTPEEWGKLIYKYISDRSMTNTVCTLFELSNGDDTEGEEFHQLDDWLLIRALKTLEVDGKAELMGTDGVKFF